A genome region from Chryseobacterium sp. G0186 includes the following:
- a CDS encoding NAD(P)H-dependent flavin oxidoreductase gives MIWPNTIRERLGVQYPIVQAPMFGVSTTQMTAAAARAGCLGSLALADLSAENTIALIRETRKLTDKPFAANIFVHHIPEITIALKEQFFKTKQFLEQLARENNIEVQLPELEDIKVKSYHEQVDVIIEENCKVVSFTFGNLDDKSIRKLKENEVTLIGTCTSVSEALILENSGIDIICVQGTEAGGHRGTFDPDHVPQIGGLSLLSQVYDHVKVPLIYAGGIYSAKTLHAVKELGAQAFQMGNLLLASKESSLEPFEKERLKKVREEEIMLTKSFSGRYARGIKNKYIEAVEGSEYILPYPYQNKLTNALRKAAKDQQNADFVGLWTGQSIHDYSERSTEEILRNLIYQAEVS, from the coding sequence ATGATCTGGCCCAATACAATCCGTGAAAGACTAGGTGTACAATATCCTATAGTTCAGGCTCCCATGTTTGGAGTAAGTACCACACAGATGACGGCTGCAGCTGCCAGGGCGGGCTGTCTGGGGTCTCTGGCATTGGCAGATTTGTCAGCAGAGAATACCATTGCGTTGATAAGAGAGACCAGAAAATTAACAGATAAACCCTTTGCTGCCAATATTTTTGTCCATCATATTCCAGAGATAACGATTGCTTTAAAAGAACAATTTTTTAAAACGAAACAATTTCTGGAACAGCTTGCCCGGGAAAATAATATAGAAGTTCAGCTTCCTGAGCTTGAAGATATCAAAGTGAAAAGTTATCATGAACAGGTAGATGTAATCATTGAGGAAAACTGTAAAGTTGTAAGTTTTACATTCGGAAATCTGGATGATAAAAGTATCCGGAAATTAAAGGAAAATGAGGTCACACTTATTGGTACCTGTACTTCCGTAAGCGAAGCTTTGATTTTAGAGAATTCAGGAATTGATATCATCTGTGTACAGGGAACGGAAGCTGGAGGTCACAGAGGGACGTTTGATCCTGACCATGTTCCACAGATTGGAGGTTTGTCTTTATTATCACAGGTTTATGACCATGTGAAAGTTCCATTGATTTATGCGGGAGGAATTTATAGTGCAAAAACTTTACATGCGGTAAAGGAATTAGGAGCACAGGCTTTTCAGATGGGAAATCTTTTATTGGCTTCTAAGGAAAGTTCTCTGGAACCGTTTGAAAAGGAAAGGCTTAAAAAAGTACGAGAAGAGGAAATTATGTTAACGAAAAGTTTTTCAGGAAGATATGCCAGGGGTATTAAAAATAAATACATTGAGGCTGTTGAGGGTTCGGAATATATTCTGCCATACCCTTATCAAAATAAACTGACCAATGCTCTGCGTAAGGCGGCCAAAGATCAGCAAAATGCAGATTTTGTAGGACTTTGGACAGGACAGTCTATTCATGATTACAGTGAGCGGTCTACAGAGGAAATATTGAGAAATCTCATATATCAGGCAGAGGTTAGCTAG
- a CDS encoding lipocalin family protein, with product MKKLFLSVAVFSAIVSCSSDNDNIKEEVSPIVGTWNQYKGEIYTTSDNTTEAVYPHGCESENTFEYNKTEVNTVGYAPNKEGVCVPSEYHNAKYTYDKDSKKLRYGNNTRFYTVSKLTFTEMVTEDRSEDRDGDGMKDVVTRYFRRIK from the coding sequence ATGAAAAAATTATTTCTATCAGTTGCTGTGTTTTCAGCAATTGTATCATGCAGCAGCGATAATGATAACATTAAAGAAGAAGTTTCTCCTATCGTTGGAACATGGAATCAGTATAAAGGAGAAATTTATACCACATCCGATAATACCACAGAGGCTGTCTATCCTCATGGCTGTGAATCAGAAAATACATTTGAGTATAATAAAACTGAAGTAAATACGGTGGGGTATGCCCCAAATAAAGAGGGTGTTTGCGTACCGTCCGAATATCATAATGCAAAGTATACCTATGATAAAGACAGTAAAAAATTGAGATATGGTAATAATACCAGATTCTACACCGTATCTAAACTTACATTTACTGAGATGGTAACTGAAGACCGTTCCGAAGATAGAGACGGAGATGGAATGAAGGATGTTGTTACCCGATATTTCAGACGAATTAAATAA
- a CDS encoding UDP-N-acetylmuramate--L-alanine ligase yields MKTHFIAIGGSAMHNLAIALKDKGYQVTGSDDAIFEPSRSRLEKKGILPQEMGWFPEKITSDIDAVILGMHAHQDNPELARAKELGLKIYSYPEFLYEQSKNKTRVVIAGSHGKTTITSMILHVLNFHQKDVDYMVGAQLEGFDCMVKLTQDNDFMVLEGDEYLSSPIDLRSKFLLYQPNIALMSGIAWDHINVFTTFDDYIEQFRKFVASITAGGVLVYNEEDPEVVKVVESAENYFRKIPYKTPEYEINNGKVHLQTEMGDVPLSVFGAHNLLNLEGARHICQQLGIMDEDFYEAIMSFKGASKRLEKVEREDKGTLYKDFAHAPSKVKAAVKAFKEQFKNEKKYGFLELHTYSSLNPVFLEQYDHAMDGLNEAVVFYSEDALKIKRMEPISPEFIKEKFKNDNLRVFTNAEDLHAYWNTLDKTDGVYLMMSSGNFGGLDLTK; encoded by the coding sequence TTGAAAACCCACTTCATTGCCATTGGCGGAAGCGCCATGCACAATCTTGCGATTGCATTAAAAGATAAAGGATATCAGGTTACAGGTTCAGATGATGCTATTTTTGAACCCTCAAGATCCAGATTGGAAAAAAAGGGAATACTACCTCAGGAAATGGGTTGGTTCCCGGAAAAGATCACTTCGGATATTGATGCTGTTATCCTTGGAATGCATGCCCATCAGGACAATCCTGAACTGGCAAGAGCAAAAGAATTAGGTTTAAAAATATATTCTTACCCTGAATTTTTATACGAGCAGTCCAAGAATAAAACCAGAGTTGTTATTGCAGGTTCACATGGTAAAACGACCATTACCTCAATGATTCTTCATGTATTGAATTTCCATCAAAAGGATGTGGATTATATGGTAGGAGCACAACTGGAAGGTTTCGACTGCATGGTAAAACTTACTCAGGACAATGATTTTATGGTATTGGAAGGGGATGAATACCTTTCCTCTCCTATTGATCTTCGTTCCAAGTTTTTACTCTACCAGCCAAATATTGCTTTAATGAGTGGTATTGCTTGGGATCATATCAATGTTTTTACAACGTTTGATGATTATATTGAGCAATTCAGAAAATTTGTAGCCAGCATTACTGCAGGAGGCGTTTTGGTATACAATGAGGAAGATCCGGAAGTGGTAAAAGTGGTTGAAAGTGCTGAAAATTACTTCAGAAAGATACCTTATAAAACCCCTGAATACGAAATCAACAATGGAAAAGTACACCTACAAACAGAAATGGGAGATGTTCCGCTTTCTGTTTTTGGGGCCCACAACCTGTTGAATCTTGAGGGTGCAAGACATATCTGCCAACAACTGGGAATTATGGACGAGGACTTCTATGAAGCAATCATGAGCTTTAAGGGAGCTTCCAAGCGTCTTGAAAAGGTAGAAAGAGAAGATAAAGGGACTCTTTATAAAGACTTTGCCCATGCCCCAAGCAAGGTAAAGGCTGCTGTAAAGGCATTCAAAGAGCAGTTTAAGAACGAAAAGAAATATGGTTTCCTTGAACTTCATACCTACTCTAGCTTAAATCCTGTCTTTTTGGAGCAATATGACCATGCTATGGACGGTCTGAATGAAGCTGTTGTATTCTATTCTGAAGACGCCTTAAAGATCAAAAGAATGGAGCCTATCTCTCCGGAATTCATCAAGGAAAAGTTCAAGAATGACAATCTAAGGGTTTTTACCAATGCTGAAGATCTTCATGCCTATTGGAATACATTGGATAAAACAGATGGAGTTTATCTGATGATGAGCTCAGGAAACTTTGGAGGCCTGGATCTGACAAAATAA
- a CDS encoding lysophospholipid acyltransferase family protein, whose protein sequence is MAKKNIFTDAFGTPYFLKRFIIFILGVVSYRRFNGFNKLKITGTEHLVDLPDSNVLFVSNHQTYFADVAAMYHAFCAVNNGYLNTIKNPIYLLNPKIDFYYVAAEETMNKGILPKIFKIAGAVTVKRTWRAEGKNVNRMVDLTEVDNIMKALDNGWVATFPQGTTSAFAQGRRGTAKLVKNQRPIVIPIKINGFRRAFDKKGLRVKVTGVKPTMEFKAPLDIDYDNEKAPEILLKIMTAIEQTEDFNLLHNYDEELKAKKLEQKDSNN, encoded by the coding sequence ATGGCGAAGAAAAATATTTTCACCGATGCATTCGGAACACCTTATTTTTTGAAAAGGTTTATTATTTTTATTTTAGGAGTTGTATCATACAGAAGATTCAACGGCTTTAATAAGTTAAAAATAACCGGTACGGAACACCTTGTGGACCTTCCGGACTCCAATGTATTGTTTGTGTCTAACCATCAGACTTATTTTGCGGATGTGGCAGCAATGTACCATGCTTTCTGCGCTGTAAATAACGGATATTTGAATACCATCAAAAATCCTATCTACCTGTTGAATCCAAAAATTGATTTTTACTATGTAGCAGCTGAGGAAACCATGAATAAAGGCATTCTTCCTAAAATTTTCAAAATAGCAGGTGCCGTTACTGTAAAAAGAACCTGGAGAGCTGAAGGAAAAAACGTCAATAGAATGGTAGACCTTACCGAAGTAGATAACATCATGAAAGCTCTGGATAATGGCTGGGTAGCAACTTTCCCACAGGGAACTACATCAGCTTTTGCACAGGGAAGAAGAGGGACTGCCAAATTGGTGAAAAACCAACGCCCTATTGTTATTCCGATTAAGATCAACGGATTCAGAAGAGCATTTGACAAAAAAGGACTCCGTGTAAAGGTAACCGGTGTAAAACCAACCATGGAATTCAAGGCTCCTTTGGATATTGACTATGATAATGAAAAAGCACCGGAAATTCTATTGAAGATTATGACTGCCATTGAGCAGACTGAAGACTTCAATCTATTACACAATTATGATGAAGAACTTAAAGCTAAAAAATTAGAACAAAAGGACTCCAATAATTAA
- a CDS encoding NUDIX hydrolase has protein sequence MKSFGKDLLRKIKSVELPGEHAHGVFSPPYRPVFTYDEVLAKKPKFAAVNIVLYLKDNEWYFPLIQRTINEHDRHSGQISLPGGKREEMDIDFAETAVRETSEEIGIDKHYVRIIREMSPIYIPPSNFYVYPYISYTKKNPTFVLQQSEAVETIEFPITSFLNLSDIPEMMALPGASGQEVPVINFNGYIIWGATAMILSEFSQLLKKM, from the coding sequence ATGAAAAGTTTTGGAAAAGATTTATTGAGGAAAATAAAAAGTGTAGAACTTCCCGGCGAACATGCCCACGGAGTATTTTCACCTCCTTACCGTCCCGTTTTTACCTATGATGAAGTGCTGGCAAAAAAACCCAAATTTGCAGCAGTTAACATTGTATTATATTTAAAAGACAACGAGTGGTATTTTCCCCTGATCCAAAGAACCATTAATGAACACGACAGGCATAGCGGACAGATTTCATTGCCCGGCGGAAAGCGCGAGGAAATGGACATAGACTTTGCTGAAACAGCAGTACGGGAAACCTCTGAAGAAATCGGGATAGACAAACACTATGTACGAATCATCAGAGAAATGTCTCCAATCTATATTCCACCAAGCAACTTTTACGTATACCCTTATATTTCATATACTAAAAAGAACCCCACTTTTGTTCTTCAGCAGAGTGAGGCCGTAGAAACGATTGAGTTTCCTATCACCTCTTTTTTAAACCTGTCGGACATCCCTGAAATGATGGCTCTTCCCGGTGCATCAGGACAGGAAGTTCCTGTCATTAATTTCAACGGATATATCATCTGGGGCGCTACAGCAATGATATTAAGCGAATTCAGCCAGTTGCTGAAAAAAATGTAA
- a CDS encoding CsgE family curli-type amyloid fiber assembly protein, producing MKLLYSLNLSTLFIFLSVLVYGQDDKKVTAKIESSFLENQIKLKAFVINNTAVYKELNYLLVSIKKGNGGNLSNNQQSGKFSVNPNDVKVLSETSVNLDSKDALKVFLYIRDEETRSLVAKDSLELNSDLFKKKIAKIEDDAVYELKGLTIDETKTKVGKDFYDMFYMQYSQLPDKSSSAVTISELPLRGTSGQINIQIDDKVIYSFMSNPGEDYLKEQLTYSLKIIKEFNAKKNLIKNEFIY from the coding sequence ATGAAACTTTTATATTCCCTTAATCTGAGCACTTTATTTATCTTCCTGTCTGTATTGGTTTATGGGCAGGACGATAAAAAAGTAACCGCCAAAATTGAGAGCAGTTTTCTGGAAAACCAGATTAAGCTCAAAGCGTTTGTCATAAACAATACTGCTGTCTACAAAGAACTCAACTACCTTTTGGTCTCCATAAAAAAAGGAAATGGAGGAAATCTCTCCAATAATCAGCAAAGCGGTAAATTTTCTGTAAATCCTAATGATGTAAAGGTCTTGTCTGAGACCAGCGTAAATCTTGATTCAAAGGATGCCCTGAAAGTTTTCCTGTATATCAGAGATGAAGAAACCCGGTCCTTAGTGGCCAAAGATAGTCTGGAACTCAATAGTGATCTTTTTAAAAAGAAAATAGCCAAGATTGAAGATGATGCGGTCTATGAACTTAAAGGACTTACCATTGATGAAACCAAAACCAAAGTGGGAAAAGACTTCTATGATATGTTTTATATGCAGTACAGCCAGCTTCCCGACAAGAGCAGTAGTGCGGTTACCATTTCTGAACTTCCTCTCCGCGGAACAAGCGGCCAGATCAATATCCAGATCGATGATAAAGTAATCTACAGCTTTATGAGTAATCCGGGAGAAGATTATCTAAAGGAACAGCTGACTTACAGTTTAAAAATAATCAAAGAATTTAACGCAAAGAAAAACCTTATTAAAAATGAATTTATTTACTAA
- a CDS encoding curli production assembly/transport component CsgF, whose amino-acid sequence MKTLVIILIFIAGIFYGKSQQLVYKPVNPAFGGDTFNYQWLLSSANAQNPFDEKTDYSNLLDRVNTLDSFTQSLNRQILSELSRKLFEEQFGDGTIKPGNYLFGSLYLQITNTNQGLLINILDTSTGDQSEIVIPK is encoded by the coding sequence ATGAAAACATTAGTCATTATTTTGATCTTTATTGCGGGTATTTTCTACGGAAAATCTCAACAGCTCGTTTATAAACCAGTAAATCCGGCATTCGGAGGTGATACCTTCAATTATCAATGGTTGCTAAGCTCTGCAAATGCACAAAATCCATTTGATGAAAAAACCGATTACAGTAATTTACTAGATCGTGTAAATACCCTTGACAGCTTTACTCAAAGCCTCAATAGGCAGATCCTCAGTGAACTTTCAAGGAAACTGTTTGAAGAACAATTCGGAGACGGAACCATAAAACCCGGTAATTACCTCTTCGGATCACTTTACCTACAGATTACCAACACGAATCAGGGACTTTTGATCAATATTTTGGATACCAGTACAGGCGATCAGTCCGAGATCGTAATTCCAAAATAA
- a CDS encoding CsgG/HfaB family protein: protein MRTYTYTRIFFCSFLLCILQACSSIFGLPSDPEKPTMGEVTSSTDELKNLPLPKEKIVIGVYKFRDQTGQYKPAENGNNWSTAVPQGTTTILIKALEDSRWFIPIERENIANLLNERQIIRSTRQEYVKDADKSSQALPPLLYAGILLEGGVISYDSNILTGGLGARYFGIGASTQYRQDRITIYLRAVSTLNGEILKTVYTSKTILSTSVNGSIFRYVDVERLLEGEVGFTQNEPIQLAVTQAIEKSVKSLIIEGIQDNIWGKAIENMSYQALINDYKKEQEHNAGRVIGNRFPENYRQKVSVFANVEGQKVKDDYVNPKMNIGGKVGVKYFLTPNFNVEINGSYFTLENSNIVKRNYFGPEVNLEYLLFPKYKFSPYIYGGVGAMYSKYKPQYKGQFGGGLEYMLNPNFSIRASAQYDLGFKDNWEGLVNGKRKDQALRFALGINFYFGNK from the coding sequence ATGAGAACTTACACTTACACCAGAATTTTTTTCTGTAGTTTTCTGCTATGTATATTGCAGGCTTGTAGTTCGATCTTTGGCCTGCCTTCGGATCCCGAAAAGCCAACGATGGGAGAGGTGACCTCTTCCACAGATGAATTGAAAAACCTCCCTCTTCCCAAGGAGAAAATAGTAATAGGGGTTTATAAATTCAGGGATCAGACAGGTCAGTATAAACCGGCAGAAAACGGAAATAACTGGAGTACCGCAGTGCCACAGGGTACAACTACCATTCTAATAAAAGCACTCGAAGACAGCCGATGGTTTATTCCGATAGAAAGAGAAAACATCGCCAACCTCCTCAACGAAAGACAGATTATAAGATCCACACGTCAGGAATATGTAAAGGATGCTGATAAAAGCAGTCAGGCACTTCCCCCACTTTTATACGCTGGAATCCTTCTGGAAGGTGGAGTCATTTCCTATGACAGTAATATCTTGACAGGCGGGCTTGGAGCCAGATACTTTGGTATTGGTGCCTCCACACAATATCGTCAGGATAGAATTACCATTTACCTGCGTGCAGTCTCCACATTGAATGGAGAGATTCTTAAAACTGTTTATACTTCCAAAACCATTCTTTCAACCAGCGTTAACGGTAGCATTTTCCGATATGTAGATGTGGAAAGACTCTTAGAGGGTGAAGTAGGATTTACCCAAAATGAGCCTATTCAGCTTGCCGTAACCCAAGCCATTGAAAAATCTGTGAAATCTTTAATTATAGAAGGAATTCAGGATAATATATGGGGTAAAGCCATTGAGAATATGAGTTACCAGGCGTTGATCAATGATTATAAAAAAGAACAGGAGCATAATGCCGGTAGAGTGATTGGAAACAGGTTTCCCGAAAATTACAGACAAAAAGTATCTGTATTTGCCAATGTTGAAGGACAAAAAGTAAAAGATGACTATGTAAATCCAAAAATGAATATTGGAGGAAAGGTGGGTGTTAAATATTTTCTTACCCCCAATTTTAATGTAGAGATCAATGGTAGCTATTTTACACTAGAGAATTCAAATATTGTAAAAAGAAACTACTTCGGCCCCGAAGTCAACCTGGAGTACCTGCTCTTTCCCAAATATAAATTCAGTCCATACATTTATGGAGGAGTAGGAGCTATGTATTCAAAATATAAACCACAATACAAAGGACAGTTTGGAGGTGGACTTGAATACATGTTGAATCCTAATTTTTCCATAAGGGCTTCCGCTCAATATGACCTTGGCTTCAAAGACAACTGGGAAGGTCTGGTAAACGGAAAAAGAAAAGACCAAGCCTTACGCTTTGCACTGGGAATCAATTTTTACTTTGGAAACAAATAA
- a CDS encoding carboxypeptidase-like regulatory domain-containing protein: protein MKTLIKIFSIFILAFCLFSCSEDLVEQAQTGILKGKVVKRGSNTPLSNVKIFTNPTTQTVFSGADGSFEISAMPIGNYSVKAELSGYITSFQSVNIQNQNQIVTAVFEMDDDTSLNSPPTTPQLLSPIDNAVDQPLSVELTWSATDPDTADVLKYSLTIKNNLDTNVIQVNDLTANHYTLSNLKFGVSYFWQVSVSDGIHQPVLSLISKFTTNTVPANRYHYVQKQNGNFVIMSSNESGANFQFTSSSYNSWRPRKNNNAGLIAFLRTEGGSTHIYTANPDGSNPFKVTTVPVAGFNNFEMDFAWSTNGKELIYSNFNKLYRINKDGSGLSLVYTTPDGSLISECDWSYDGSKIALKTNDYNGYNTKIYVIDTTGSVIKTVLSGSAGASGGLNFSVDGQLLLFTRDVSGYVEGSGNYRQLDSHIFIYNLTNDALSDISAESEKVLGTNDLDPRFSPNNAQVIFMNTSNDNISQRNVMVIDLTSSMTDLTRATLFNNGEMPDYE, encoded by the coding sequence ATGAAAACTTTAATAAAAATATTCAGCATATTCATCCTTGCCTTTTGTCTGTTTTCATGTAGTGAAGACCTTGTAGAACAGGCTCAAACTGGGATATTAAAAGGAAAAGTAGTGAAAAGAGGCAGCAATACGCCACTTTCTAATGTGAAAATCTTTACCAACCCTACCACGCAGACTGTTTTCAGTGGCGCAGACGGTTCTTTTGAGATTTCCGCAATGCCCATAGGGAATTATTCTGTAAAAGCAGAGCTTTCAGGATATATTACAAGCTTTCAGTCTGTTAATATACAGAATCAAAATCAGATAGTGACAGCGGTATTTGAAATGGATGATGATACATCCCTGAATTCTCCGCCCACAACACCGCAACTGCTAAGTCCGATAGACAATGCGGTAGATCAACCATTAAGCGTGGAGCTGACCTGGAGTGCAACAGATCCGGATACAGCAGATGTTTTAAAGTACAGTTTGACAATTAAAAATAATCTTGACACTAACGTGATTCAGGTTAATGATTTGACAGCTAATCATTATACGCTTTCAAATTTGAAGTTTGGTGTAAGTTACTTCTGGCAGGTGTCTGTTTCGGACGGCATTCACCAGCCAGTTTTAAGTTTAATCAGTAAATTTACAACCAACACGGTTCCTGCAAACAGGTATCACTATGTACAAAAGCAAAATGGAAATTTTGTAATCATGTCGAGCAACGAATCAGGAGCTAACTTTCAATTTACCAGCTCATCTTACAACAGCTGGAGGCCACGAAAAAATAATAATGCCGGTCTTATCGCATTTCTGCGCACAGAAGGGGGAAGTACCCATATTTACACTGCAAACCCTGACGGCTCTAATCCTTTTAAGGTCACAACCGTTCCGGTAGCCGGATTCAATAATTTTGAAATGGATTTTGCCTGGAGTACCAATGGTAAGGAGCTTATTTATTCAAACTTTAATAAACTGTACAGGATCAATAAAGATGGCAGTGGATTATCACTTGTCTACACCACCCCTGATGGAAGTTTAATTTCCGAATGTGACTGGAGTTATGATGGCAGTAAAATTGCCCTGAAAACCAACGATTACAACGGTTATAATACTAAGATTTATGTTATTGATACCACAGGAAGTGTTATAAAAACAGTATTGTCCGGTTCAGCCGGTGCCAGCGGAGGACTTAATTTTTCCGTAGACGGGCAGCTTCTTCTCTTTACCCGTGATGTATCAGGATATGTGGAGGGAAGCGGAAACTACCGTCAGCTAGACTCCCATATTTTTATCTATAATCTGACCAATGATGCTCTCTCTGATATTTCTGCAGAAAGCGAAAAGGTACTGGGAACAAATGACTTGGATCCAAGATTTTCACCAAACAATGCACAGGTCATCTTTATGAATACCTCCAATGATAATATTTCGCAAAGAAATGTAATGGTAATCGACTTGACCAGCAGCATGACGGATCTTACACGCGCTACACTCTTCAATAACGGAGAAATGCCGGATTATGAATAG
- a CDS encoding response regulator transcription factor, producing the protein MKPRLTIFDEPMLYTEGLSKLLTQSKIFNAIDICNSLETLSKHIKDEPPEILVMSSNMLMLTELYKSVESITAENRNVKIIIIGNCYDVIDIRKLFNKGIKSYLDKNCKYDEFLKSINALLLNEIYICDHAKERMISFISNEQEKRNLHMRDPLTRREMEILKLICDGFSSKDISEKLFISINTVETHRKKILLKLNVKNTVGVVKYAIENHIID; encoded by the coding sequence ATGAAACCAAGATTAACTATTTTTGACGAGCCTATGCTGTATACAGAAGGGTTGTCAAAATTACTGACCCAAAGCAAAATTTTCAATGCCATTGATATATGTAATTCTTTAGAAACCCTTTCTAAGCATATCAAAGACGAACCTCCTGAGATTCTCGTTATGAGTTCGAATATGCTCATGCTTACAGAACTTTACAAATCTGTAGAAAGCATCACTGCTGAAAATAGAAATGTTAAGATCATTATCATAGGAAACTGTTATGATGTCATTGATATTCGTAAACTTTTCAACAAAGGCATCAAAAGCTATCTTGATAAAAATTGCAAGTATGATGAGTTTCTAAAGTCCATCAATGCTTTATTACTCAACGAAATTTATATATGTGATCATGCCAAGGAGAGAATGATCAGCTTCATCAGCAACGAACAGGAAAAGCGAAATCTTCACATGAGAGATCCCCTCACCCGTCGTGAAATGGAAATTCTAAAATTAATTTGTGATGGCTTCAGCAGTAAAGATATTTCCGAAAAATTATTTATCAGTATCAATACGGTAGAAACACACCGAAAAAAAATTCTTTTGAAACTTAACGTAAAAAACACAGTAGGAGTCGTAAAATATGCCATTGAGAATCATATTATCGACTAA
- a CDS encoding OsmC family protein: MKKHHYKTTTQWTGNKGTGTSGYRYYERSHMISVDYKVNIEGSSDPSFRGDRTKHNPEEMFLSSLSSCHMLWYLHFCSEAGVIVTDYVDEAAGIMEETSNGSGHFTEVILSPKVTVTEQSMVEKAEQLHHKAHEFCFIANSVNFPVKHIPIVLVK; this comes from the coding sequence ATGAAAAAACATCATTACAAAACTACTACCCAGTGGACCGGAAATAAAGGAACGGGAACCAGCGGCTACAGGTATTACGAAAGAAGCCATATGATTTCGGTAGATTATAAGGTAAACATTGAAGGTTCATCTGATCCGTCATTTCGAGGGGACAGAACAAAGCACAATCCTGAAGAAATGTTTCTTTCATCACTTTCCTCCTGTCATATGCTTTGGTATCTTCATTTCTGCTCTGAGGCTGGCGTTATTGTAACTGATTATGTAGACGAGGCTGCTGGAATTATGGAAGAAACATCCAATGGAAGTGGTCATTTTACAGAAGTTATTTTATCGCCTAAAGTTACAGTGACAGAGCAATCAATGGTGGAAAAAGCAGAACAGCTTCATCATAAAGCTCATGAATTTTGTTTTATTGCCAACTCAGTTAATTTTCCGGTAAAACATATCCCTATTGTGTTAGTTAAATAA